One region of Camelina sativa cultivar DH55 chromosome 6, Cs, whole genome shotgun sequence genomic DNA includes:
- the LOC104793471 gene encoding phosphatidate cytidylyltransferase 4, chloroplastic-like, with amino-acid sequence MGLNIGVMVKGAMASFAEPVLSTSLCTCPCRRIRKPLILPLSSENSSLRLVNDNTKPLFRSGLGRVSVKRRLLTAVARAESDQLGDDDNSKGIDRIHYLQNVEDKQKKASQLKKRVIFGIGIGLPVGCVVLAGGWVFTVALAASVFIGSREYFELVSSRGIAKGMTPPPRYVSRVCSVICALMPLLTLYFGNIDILVTSAAFVVAIALLVQRGSPRFAQLSSTMFGLFYCGYLPCFWVKLRCGLAAPALNTGIGRTWPILLGGQAHWTVGLVATLISFSGVIATDTFAFLGGKAFGRTPLTSISPKKTWEGTFVGLVGCIAITIILSKSLSWPQSLFSSIAFGFLNFFGSVFGDLTESMIKRDAGVKDSGSLIPGHGGILDRVDSYIFTGALAYSFIKTSLRLYGV; translated from the exons atgGGTTTAAATATTGGGGTCATGGTGAAAGGAGCAATGGCGTCTTTTGCTGAACCGGTTTTATCGACTTCTCTCTGTACATGCCCTTGCCGTAGAATTAGAAAACCCCTAATTCTTCCCCTTTCCTCGGAAAATTCGAGTCTACGTCTCGTCAACGATAATACCAAACCATTGTTTCGTTCAGGCCTTGGTCGAGTTTCAGTTAAACGGCGTTTACTCACAGCCGTTGCTCGAGCTGAATCGGACCAGCTTGGTGATGATGACAACTCAAAG GGAATTGATAGAATCCATTACTTGCAAAATGTGGAAGATAAGCAGAAGAAAGCAAGCCAGCTTAAGAAAAGAGTGATCTTTGGTATTGGTATTGGATTACCTGTTGGATGTGTTGTGTTAGCTGGAGGATGGGTTTTCACAGTAGCTTTAGCAGCTTCTGTTTTTATCGGTTCCCGCGAATATTTCGAGCTCGTTAGTAGTAGAGGCATAGCTAAAGGAATGACACCTCCTCCACGATATGTATCTCGAGTTTGCTCAGTTATATGTGCCCTTATGCCATTACTTACTCT GTACTTTGGTAACATTGATATATTGGTGACATCCGCAGCATTTGTTGTTGCAATAGCATTGTTAGTACAGAGAGGTTCCCCGCGTTTTGCTCAGCTGAGTAGTACAATGTTTGGTCTATTTTACTGTGGTTATCTCCCATGTTTCTGGGTTAAGCTTCGCTGTGGTTTAGCTGCTCCTGCGCTCAACACTG GTATCGGAAGGACATGGCCAATTCTTCTTGGTGGTCAAGCTCATTGGACAGTTGGACTTGTGGCaacattgatttcttttagcGGTGTAATTGCGACAGACACATTTGCTTTTCTCGGTGGCAAG GCTTTTGGTAGGACACCTCTTACTAGTATCAGTCCCAAGAAGACATGGGAAGGGACTTTTGTAGGACTTGTTGGTTGTATAGCCATTACCATTATACTCTCTAAATCTCTCAGTTGGCCTCAATCTCTGTTCAG CTCAATAGCTTTTGGGTTTCTCAACTTCTTTGGGTCGGTCTTTGGTGATCTTACTGAATCAATGATCAAGCGTGATGCGGGCGTTAAAGACTCTGGTTCACTCATCCCAGGACATG GTGGAATATTAGATAGAGTTGATAGCTACATTTTCACCGGCGCACTAGCTTATTCATTCATCAAAACATCCTTAAGACTTTACGGAGTTTGA